One genomic region from Ptychodera flava strain L36383 chromosome 14, AS_Pfla_20210202, whole genome shotgun sequence encodes:
- the LOC139150296 gene encoding uncharacterized protein yields the protein MTKAELVARVHHFIANKIDTIVDPDPNNIYTELKRRSLGLTRNNKLATTQPSTSIQSCFPVTGWGTSLEKLPLFSRAQMDHYATQGGKALHRHKRGEATSFQRGSVFHHENYIFSLQTAVSESLFFFKSKCFHSYSKTKDPHSLKLALHLVSGEVLYGQCTCVAGKSGFCNHMIGLMFRICEFSLYGYKDVNDENLQKDLNGNIPVTSKLQKWNQRRTDGIEPTAAMDVAVKKLKVGQKNQGDAVCCTLYQAVRGDVINVDNEVTLKKNCVDRNPKSCAMLITPLNDTTNMIDTKAGEMPRGSVLSYQLAPSESNFAVYISTNPSARVPVNTMPLISYPRFPLSSLPTESTDKQLPDCLKAL from the exons ATGACTAAAGCAGAACTTGTGGCAAG agtgCATCACTTTATTGCCAACAAAATAGATACCATTGTTGATCCAGATCCAAACAACATATATACAGAGCTGAAAAGGAGAAGCCTGGGGTTAACAAGAAATAATAAATTAGCAACTACTCAACCATCTACATCTATTCAAAGCTGTTTCCCAGTGACAGGATGGGGCACATCTCTTGAGAAACTGCCATTGTTTTCCCGAGCCCAGATGGACCACTATGCAACACAGGGTGGTAAGGCCTTGCACAGACATAAAAGAGGAGAAGCAACTTCATTTCAGCGTGGTTCTGTATTTCATCATGAGAACTATATTTTTAGCCTACAGACAGCAGTTTCAGAatccttgtttttttttaaatcaaaatgttttcacagcTACAGTAAAACCAAAGATCCTCATTCTCTAAAATTAGCTCTGCATTTAGTAAGTGGTGAGGTGTTGTATGGCCAGTGTACATGTGTTGCAGGTAAATCTGGTTTTTGTAACCACATGATTGGGCTTATGTTCCGAATTTGTGAATTTTCGCTATATGGATACAAAGATGTTAATGATGAAAATCTACAGAAAGATTTGAATGGTAATATTCCTGTgacatcaaaattacaaaagtgGAATCAAAGACGGACTGATGGAATTGAACCCACAGCAGCTATGGATGTAGCTGTTAAAAAGCTTAAAGTGGGCCAGAAAAATCAGGGGGATGCAGTGTGCTGTACTTTGTATCAAGCTGTAAGAGGTGATGTGATTAATGTTGACAATGAAGTAACATTAAAAAAGAATTGTGTTGACAGAAACCCCAAAAGTTGTGCAATGTTGATCACTCCTTTGAATGATACTACAAATATGATTGATACTAAAGCTGGTGAAATGCCAAGAGGTTCAGTGTTAAGTTATCAGTTAGCACCAAGTGAATCCAACTTTGCTGTTTATATTTCAACTAACCCTTCAGCAAGAGTTCCAGTAAATACTATGCCACTGATTAGTTACCCTAGATTTCCACTCTCTTCATTGCCAACTGAATCTACAGATAAGCAACTACCTGATTGTCTCAAAGCTTTATAA